A stretch of the Acidimicrobiales bacterium genome encodes the following:
- a CDS encoding glycine--tRNA ligase, with protein sequence MPEQSPDRFDAIVNLAKRRGFVFPSAEIYGGIRSTYDYGPLGTLMLRNVKSAWWRSMIQERDDVVPIDAAILTNPRVWEASGHLATFTDPLVDCRSCNERLRADQIEGVCLNCGSTDLTEARPFNLMFKTFVGPVESEASVAYLRPETAQGMFVNFANVMTSMRLKPPFGIAQQGRSFRNEITPGNFVFRTREFEQMELEYFVPPEESPKWFEYWCAERFSWYESLGIPSSMLRLRQHDPEELSHYSAGTADIEFTFPWGWGELEGVANRTDYDLKAHAEASGTRLEYFDQATGERYVPHVIEPAAGATRAMMAFLLAAYDEDEVGGEKRVVLRLHPRLAPYQVAVLPLSKKEPLDGLAREVARSCRGRFFCDYDDTQSIGRRYRRQDEIGTPLCVTVDFESLDDKAVTIRDRDTTEQVRVPVDGLVEELSRRIGV encoded by the coding sequence ATGCCCGAGCAATCCCCCGACCGATTCGACGCGATCGTCAACCTCGCCAAGCGGCGGGGCTTCGTCTTCCCCTCCGCCGAGATCTACGGTGGCATCCGCTCGACCTACGACTACGGGCCGCTCGGCACGCTGATGCTCCGCAACGTGAAGAGCGCCTGGTGGCGATCGATGATCCAAGAGCGCGACGACGTCGTGCCGATCGACGCCGCGATCCTCACCAACCCGCGGGTCTGGGAGGCCTCCGGTCACCTCGCCACCTTCACCGACCCGCTCGTCGACTGCCGGAGCTGCAACGAGCGGCTGCGCGCCGACCAGATCGAGGGCGTCTGCTTGAACTGCGGCTCGACCGACCTCACCGAGGCGCGACCGTTCAACTTGATGTTCAAGACCTTCGTCGGCCCCGTCGAGAGCGAGGCCTCCGTCGCCTACCTCCGCCCGGAGACCGCGCAGGGGATGTTCGTCAACTTCGCCAACGTGATGACCTCGATGCGCCTGAAGCCCCCCTTCGGCATCGCGCAGCAGGGGCGCTCGTTCCGGAACGAGATCACGCCGGGGAACTTCGTCTTCCGCACCCGCGAGTTCGAGCAGATGGAGCTCGAGTACTTCGTCCCACCCGAAGAGAGCCCGAAGTGGTTCGAGTACTGGTGCGCGGAGCGCTTCTCCTGGTACGAGTCGCTCGGCATCCCGAGCTCGATGCTGCGCCTCCGCCAGCACGACCCCGAGGAGCTCTCCCACTACTCGGCCGGCACCGCCGACATCGAGTTCACCTTCCCGTGGGGCTGGGGCGAACTGGAGGGCGTGGCCAACCGCACCGACTACGACCTGAAGGCGCACGCCGAGGCCTCCGGCACCCGCCTCGAGTACTTCGACCAGGCGACCGGCGAGCGCTACGTCCCGCACGTCATCGAGCCGGCGGCGGGCGCGACGCGGGCGATGATGGCCTTCCTCCTCGCCGCCTACGACGAGGACGAGGTCGGTGGGGAGAAGCGCGTCGTGCTCCGCCTCCACCCCCGCCTCGCCCCGTACCAGGTGGCGGTGCTCCCCCTCTCCAAAAAGGAGCCCCTCGACGGCCTCGCCCGCGAGGTCGCCCGCAGCTGCCGGGGGCGCTTCTTCTGCGACTACGACGACACCCAGTCCATCGGCCGCCGCTACCGCCGCCAGGACGAGATCGGGACGCCGCTCTGCGTCACCGTGGACTTCGAGAGCCTGGACGACAAGGCGGTGACGATCCGCGACCGGGACACGACCGAGCAGGTGCGGGTGCCTGTCGACGGCCTCGTCGAGGAGCTCTCCCGGCGCATCGGCGTGTAG
- the recO gene encoding DNA repair protein RecO has protein sequence MGLYRDEGIALRTYRLGEADRIVSFLTPGHGKVRAVAKGVRKTKSRLGARVEPLSHLSLLLWQGRELDVVSQAEVLDSFRAVREDLSRLSRGLTMLEIADQVAQERQPAPELFALLKGALSALEQSASPVVLGAFSFKLLGIEGVGPVVDRCARCGAGEPLVAFDATIGGLLCVGCRRGEAVGPEVVALLRQVLSGGLARAIAETEPVTARLFEQLGTAAMEAHLDRRLRTARQLEDLAFRHPISPR, from the coding sequence ATGGGGCTCTACCGCGACGAGGGGATCGCACTGCGGACCTACCGCCTCGGCGAGGCCGACCGCATCGTGAGCTTCCTCACCCCCGGGCACGGCAAGGTGCGCGCCGTCGCCAAGGGCGTCCGCAAGACCAAGAGCCGGCTGGGGGCGCGCGTCGAGCCCCTCTCACACCTCTCGCTGCTCCTCTGGCAGGGGCGCGAGCTCGACGTCGTGAGCCAGGCGGAGGTCCTCGACTCCTTCCGCGCCGTGCGCGAGGACCTCTCGCGGTTGTCACGGGGGCTCACGATGCTCGAGATCGCCGACCAGGTCGCGCAGGAGCGCCAGCCCGCGCCGGAGCTCTTCGCCCTGTTGAAGGGGGCGCTCAGCGCCCTCGAGCAGAGCGCCTCACCGGTCGTCCTCGGCGCCTTCTCCTTCAAGCTCCTCGGCATCGAGGGCGTCGGCCCGGTCGTCGACCGCTGCGCCCGTTGCGGTGCGGGGGAGCCGCTCGTGGCCTTCGACGCGACGATCGGCGGCCTGCTCTGCGTGGGCTGCCGCCGCGGCGAGGCGGTCGGTCCGGAGGTCGTCGCGCTCCTCCGCCAGGTGCTCTCGGGCGGCCTCGCGCGCGCCATCGCCGAGACCGAGCCCGTCACCGCGCGGCTGTTCGAACAGCTCGGCACGGCGGCGATGGAGGCGCACCTCGACCGCCGCCTGCGAACGGCGCGCCAACTCGAGGATCTCGCCTTCAGGCACCCCATCTCGCCCCGATAG
- the uppS gene encoding polyprenyl diphosphate synthase yields MSAEGIDRTRLPSHVAFVMDGNGRWARARGLQRTDGHSAGEEAMLDTVEGGLEVGVGWLTMYAFSTENWRRPADEVRFLMNFNEGLLTRHRDELHEKGVRIRFSGRRDWRVPKRVVRHMDDAVALTARNRTLTLTICFNYGGRAEIVDAVRRIVAEGLDPRHLDERSISSRLYHPDMPDPDLVIRTSGESRISNFLLWELAYSELLFTDVLWPDFRREHLFDALREFQQRDRRYGGVQT; encoded by the coding sequence ATGTCCGCCGAGGGGATCGACCGCACGCGGCTCCCCTCTCACGTCGCCTTCGTGATGGACGGCAACGGCCGCTGGGCGCGTGCCCGCGGCCTGCAGCGCACCGACGGCCATTCGGCGGGCGAGGAGGCGATGCTCGACACGGTCGAGGGCGGCCTCGAGGTCGGGGTCGGCTGGCTCACGATGTACGCCTTCTCCACCGAGAACTGGCGGCGACCGGCCGACGAGGTCCGCTTCCTCATGAACTTCAACGAGGGCCTCCTCACCCGCCACCGCGACGAGCTCCACGAGAAGGGCGTGCGCATCCGCTTCTCCGGGCGGCGCGACTGGCGGGTGCCGAAGCGGGTGGTGCGTCACATGGACGACGCCGTCGCGCTCACCGCCCGCAACCGCACCCTCACCCTCACGATCTGCTTCAACTATGGGGGGCGGGCCGAGATCGTCGACGCCGTCCGCCGCATCGTGGCCGAGGGCCTCGACCCCCGCCACCTCGACGAGCGCAGCATCTCGTCGCGCCTCTACCACCCCGACATGCCCGACCCCGACCTCGTGATCCGCACCTCGGGCGAGTCTCGCATCTCCAACTTCTTGCTCTGGGAGCTCGCCTACTCCGAGCTGCTCTTCACCGACGTGCTCTGGCCGGACTTCCGCCGCGAGCACCTCTTCGATGCGCTGCGCGAGTTCCAGCAGCGCGACCGCCGTTACGGCGGCGTGCAGACGTGA
- a CDS encoding bifunctional precorrin-2 dehydrogenase/sirohydrochlorin ferrochelatase: MPLSSPGLPVSLVLEGHPCLVVGGGAIAARKATALLEAAASVTMVAPRFSPAATALPLRRAARPYRSGEAAEFHLVIAATGVAEVDAAVAADAEGAGVLVNVADDPEHCSFILPAVHREGHLSVAVSTDGYSPALASWLRDHLAADLGGEMGPLTERVAALRQALLAAGAASEGRDWRALIDSLATAAAPDAVAAEWLERQLTATVRG, translated from the coding sequence GTGCCGCTCTCCTCACCCGGCCTCCCAGTCAGCCTCGTGCTCGAGGGGCACCCCTGCCTCGTCGTCGGTGGTGGTGCCATCGCCGCCCGCAAGGCGACGGCGCTGCTCGAGGCGGCGGCGTCGGTGACGATGGTCGCCCCCCGGTTCTCTCCCGCAGCGACGGCGCTCCCGCTGCGCCGGGCGGCACGCCCTTACCGCTCCGGCGAGGCCGCGGAGTTCCACCTCGTGATCGCCGCGACGGGGGTCGCGGAGGTCGACGCCGCCGTCGCCGCCGACGCCGAGGGCGCTGGCGTGCTCGTCAACGTGGCCGACGACCCCGAGCACTGCAGCTTCATCCTCCCCGCGGTGCACCGCGAGGGGCACCTCTCGGTCGCCGTCTCGACCGACGGTTACTCCCCGGCGCTCGCCAGCTGGCTCCGCGACCATCTCGCCGCCGACCTCGGCGGGGAGATGGGGCCCCTCACCGAGCGCGTCGCCGCGCTGCGGCAGGCGCTCTTGGCGGCGGGTGCCGCGAGCGAGGGGCGGGACTGGCGCGCGCTCATCGACTCCCTCGCCACCGCTGCCGCACCCGATGCGGTCGCCGCCGAGTGGCTGGAGCGCCAGCTCACGGCCACCGTGCGCGGCTGA
- a CDS encoding phosphoadenylyl-sulfate reductase, translating to MSAAVGTTSGLGKTPATDAAAQCEEAASRLEQASAEEIIAWTVERFGGDLLLASSFQDAVLIDLAVKVKPDIEVLFLDTGFHFPETLAYMRELGRRYQLNLRIEESGLSSEESPCGSAQCCELRKVVPLQRAIAGKAAWITGLKRVDTPERADAPVVSWDAAKGVAKVNPLATWSDDDVDAYVAEHGLLRHPLNYVGYISIGCAPTTRPVAPGEDPRAGRWPDSDKTECGLHL from the coding sequence GTGAGCGCTGCTGTCGGTACCACCTCGGGTCTCGGGAAGACCCCCGCAACCGACGCCGCCGCGCAGTGCGAGGAGGCGGCGAGCCGCCTCGAGCAGGCGTCGGCGGAGGAGATCATCGCCTGGACCGTGGAGCGCTTCGGTGGCGACCTCCTCCTCGCCTCCTCGTTCCAGGACGCAGTCCTCATCGACCTCGCCGTGAAGGTGAAGCCGGACATCGAGGTCCTCTTCCTCGACACGGGCTTCCACTTCCCCGAGACCCTCGCCTACATGCGCGAGCTCGGCCGGCGCTACCAGCTCAACCTGCGCATCGAGGAGAGCGGCCTCTCCTCCGAGGAGTCCCCCTGTGGCAGCGCCCAGTGCTGTGAGCTCCGCAAGGTCGTCCCCTTGCAGCGGGCGATCGCCGGCAAGGCGGCCTGGATCACCGGCCTGAAAAGGGTCGACACGCCCGAGCGCGCCGACGCCCCCGTCGTCAGCTGGGACGCCGCGAAGGGCGTCGCCAAGGTGAACCCGCTCGCCACCTGGAGCGACGACGACGTCGACGCCTACGTCGCGGAGCACGGCCTGCTGCGCCACCCGCTCAACTACGTCGGCTACATCTCGATCGGCTGCGCGCCGACGACCCGCCCCGTGGCTCCCGGCGAGGACCCCCGCGCCGGGCGCTGGCCCGACAGCGACAAGACCGAGTGCGGCCTGCACCTCTAG
- a CDS encoding Coenzyme F420 hydrogenase/dehydrogenase, beta subunit C-terminal domain, with translation MTDLLDPPVAADAPADEALPPFRLRESMNGMGEVPGKVWFFELAAAVIDADRCIRCGTCIAACPTDSLGVNADDLPYLVKMCTGCSLCWDFCPRGGLRYEATWPEARLAPALSSADGLPDVITGGPAAPDLGVVREGYAARVRAESKYRAPGAQDGGVVTAILLAALEEGTIDGALVAREDPTTPWRGVPHLATTREEIIEAGGSFYNQTLALAALDLTKTGLGADARIALVGTPCEIQGIRALQSREWRWGSSRVDAVTLTIALLCTKSFDYRKLMLGDIATVRDIPLEEVGKVDVIHGRFFVWDRQGAVLVDEPVKAFHGAALKGCDECADFLGRGADLSVGSVGSDAGYSSVLVRTAAGAAAFALVAEQLEIGEIERPEALEKLDQFDKRTAAAALARPLDPTAPLFIDFAEHLERYGPTDRAPVWQGR, from the coding sequence GTGACGGACCTCCTCGATCCGCCCGTCGCCGCCGACGCGCCCGCCGACGAGGCGTTGCCACCCTTCCGCCTCCGCGAGTCGATGAACGGCATGGGCGAGGTACCCGGCAAGGTCTGGTTCTTCGAGCTCGCGGCGGCGGTGATCGACGCCGACCGCTGCATCCGCTGCGGGACCTGCATCGCCGCCTGCCCGACCGACTCACTCGGCGTGAACGCCGACGACCTGCCCTACCTCGTGAAGATGTGCACCGGCTGCTCGCTGTGCTGGGACTTCTGCCCCCGCGGCGGCCTCCGCTACGAGGCGACCTGGCCCGAGGCCCGCCTCGCCCCGGCGCTGTCGTCCGCCGACGGCCTGCCCGACGTCATCACCGGCGGCCCCGCGGCTCCGGATCTCGGTGTCGTGCGCGAGGGCTACGCGGCGCGGGTGCGCGCCGAGAGCAAGTACCGCGCACCGGGGGCGCAGGACGGAGGGGTCGTGACGGCGATCCTCCTCGCGGCGCTCGAGGAGGGGACGATCGACGGGGCGCTCGTCGCGCGCGAGGACCCCACCACGCCGTGGCGCGGCGTGCCCCACCTCGCGACGACCCGTGAGGAGATCATCGAGGCCGGCGGCAGCTTCTACAACCAGACGCTCGCCCTCGCCGCGCTCGACCTCACCAAGACCGGCCTTGGCGCCGACGCCCGCATCGCCCTCGTCGGCACTCCCTGTGAGATCCAGGGGATCCGGGCGCTGCAGTCGCGCGAGTGGCGCTGGGGCTCGTCGCGCGTCGACGCCGTGACGCTCACGATCGCGCTCCTCTGCACGAAGAGCTTCGACTACCGCAAGCTGATGCTCGGCGATATCGCGACGGTGCGCGACATCCCCCTCGAGGAGGTCGGCAAGGTCGACGTCATCCACGGGCGCTTCTTCGTCTGGGACAGGCAGGGCGCAGTCCTTGTCGACGAACCGGTGAAGGCCTTCCACGGCGCCGCGCTGAAGGGCTGCGACGAGTGCGCGGACTTCCTCGGGCGGGGCGCCGATCTCTCGGTCGGCAGCGTCGGCTCCGATGCGGGGTACTCGAGCGTGCTGGTGCGCACCGCGGCGGGCGCCGCGGCGTTCGCCCTCGTCGCCGAGCAGCTCGAGATCGGCGAGATCGAGCGTCCCGAGGCACTCGAGAAGCTCGACCAGTTCGACAAGCGGACCGCCGCGGCCGCGCTCGCCCGACCGCTCGACCCGACGGCACCGCTGTTCATCGACTTTGCCGAACACCTCGAGCGCTACGGCCCCACGGACCGAGCGCCGGTGTGGCAGGGCCGGTGA
- a CDS encoding PD-(D/E)XK nuclease family protein produces MPVKVLSAPSWRETTGTLDQLLAAAQARSPLDPVTVVTPTARSAVGLRRELVRRRAAAGGPQALANARFMVLTRLAGFLGGPALEAVGRRRGTRADVGAALSVECQHAPPWLREALAHPAGEAELVERYEELRGASSGALSRLALGDRRSRELAALLGAVRARLAPRCYDDVDLFESASAAARRGLAATFGSVIVHLPERLRPAEVELLLALGEGGELTVVADPEHSELGALRTLPSPEPAGAALSDPVEFSALLAAPDPATEVREAVRLVLGRLERGLEPERVALVHSHASPYAPLLAAALATAAIPFSGRAPLPLDAAPSARFLARLFALSRRSLSRPGLFALLESAPLDEAQVGPAARAEWDRCSRLAGVTGGDLSHWFSKLLSLRDAARRSLAEAGGRGGGALGRARAERSLAALRTFLPWLRALDEQLAALERARRWSTLAAACGAALDALLGPAEVRAAWPGWAGDADALVLGVLDELALLDDIDDRPTGAAAFGERLAMACVRPGPHVGTLGSGVAVGALEQSVGLDLDLLVVLGASDKELPTGPPTSPLLSAGDRARVGLEVPGAAGSATLHRRRLLLARAGAREAVASYATATATGGQRGPSPLIAGPARRLGRHLASLGALARGEGAALDEAEWCAAALSSRGGGRGDPDGTALALGGAVLGRALAFLRDERRPARPLVAGTASLVSPVPFSPTSLQEYATCPARYLLGHVLSLEVVEDPALRLFVDPRDRGSIVHEVLERFVGTLMAGGAGDEGEEEARLRAIAEEVFGRYERLGRTGKSVLWELEKRRLLRILEAERRADLGRRSAGVLPIALEHAFGFGGSEPVRVAVAAGQLEFRGLIDRVDRTPAGVQVVDYKTGRPDEFRAIAGDPVDRGRHLQLMVYALAARASFGDGALPVRAAYRFLGPVPEEVGLELDENKVERFAEATEVLVSSINSGRFPVRPGEAAFDGFSNCRFCDFDALCPADRAERWESARRAPALDAFRSLVEEPYLAPEAPPVLVST; encoded by the coding sequence GTGCCGGTCAAGGTCCTCTCCGCCCCGAGCTGGCGCGAGACGACCGGGACGCTCGACCAGCTGCTCGCCGCCGCGCAGGCGCGCTCCCCGCTCGACCCGGTGACGGTCGTCACGCCGACGGCGCGCAGCGCGGTCGGGCTGCGCCGCGAGCTGGTGCGCCGGCGGGCGGCGGCCGGCGGTCCGCAGGCGCTCGCCAACGCTCGCTTCATGGTCCTCACCCGCCTCGCCGGCTTCCTCGGCGGGCCGGCGCTCGAGGCGGTGGGGCGCCGTCGGGGGACCCGTGCCGATGTCGGCGCCGCGCTCTCGGTCGAGTGCCAGCACGCGCCGCCTTGGCTCCGCGAGGCGCTCGCCCATCCGGCGGGCGAGGCGGAGCTCGTCGAGCGCTACGAGGAGCTGCGGGGGGCGTCCTCCGGCGCCCTCAGTCGTCTGGCCCTCGGCGACCGTCGCAGCAGGGAGCTGGCGGCGCTCCTCGGCGCGGTGCGCGCCCGCCTCGCGCCCCGCTGCTACGACGACGTCGACCTCTTCGAGAGCGCCAGTGCGGCGGCGCGTCGCGGCCTTGCGGCGACCTTCGGCAGCGTCATCGTCCACCTCCCCGAACGCCTCCGCCCTGCGGAGGTCGAGCTGCTCTTGGCGCTCGGCGAAGGCGGTGAGCTCACCGTCGTCGCCGACCCCGAGCACAGCGAGCTCGGGGCGTTGCGGACGCTCCCCTCACCCGAGCCTGCCGGCGCGGCGCTCTCTGACCCGGTGGAGTTCTCCGCGCTCCTCGCCGCGCCGGACCCCGCCACCGAGGTGCGCGAGGCGGTGCGCCTCGTCCTCGGGCGGCTAGAACGGGGCCTCGAGCCGGAACGCGTCGCCCTTGTCCACAGCCACGCGAGCCCCTACGCCCCGTTGCTCGCGGCAGCGCTCGCGACGGCGGCGATCCCGTTCTCCGGGCGCGCCCCGCTGCCGCTCGACGCGGCCCCCTCGGCGCGCTTCTTGGCGCGGCTGTTCGCGCTGTCGCGCCGCTCGCTGTCGCGCCCCGGGCTCTTCGCGCTGCTGGAAAGCGCCCCGCTCGACGAGGCGCAGGTCGGGCCGGCGGCGCGCGCCGAGTGGGACCGCTGCTCGCGCCTCGCGGGCGTGACCGGTGGCGACCTGTCGCACTGGTTCTCCAAGCTGCTCTCGCTGCGCGACGCGGCGCGCCGCAGCCTGGCGGAAGCGGGTGGGCGCGGTGGCGGCGCGCTCGGGCGGGCGCGGGCGGAGCGCAGCCTCGCGGCGCTCCGCACCTTCCTGCCGTGGCTGCGCGCGCTCGACGAACAGCTCGCCGCCCTCGAGCGGGCGCGCCGGTGGAGCACCCTGGCGGCGGCGTGCGGAGCTGCCCTCGACGCGCTGCTCGGGCCCGCCGAGGTGCGCGCCGCGTGGCCGGGGTGGGCGGGAGACGCCGACGCGCTCGTCCTCGGCGTCCTCGACGAGCTCGCCCTCCTCGACGACATCGACGACCGCCCGACCGGCGCCGCGGCCTTCGGCGAGCGTCTCGCGATGGCTTGCGTGCGCCCCGGCCCGCACGTCGGGACGCTCGGGAGCGGTGTCGCCGTCGGCGCGCTCGAACAGTCGGTGGGGCTCGACCTCGACCTCCTCGTCGTGCTCGGCGCGTCGGACAAGGAGCTGCCCACGGGGCCGCCGACGAGCCCGCTCCTCTCGGCGGGCGACCGTGCCCGTGTCGGCCTCGAGGTGCCCGGCGCGGCGGGGAGCGCCACCCTGCACCGCCGTCGCCTCCTGCTCGCGCGCGCTGGCGCGCGCGAAGCGGTCGCGAGCTACGCGACGGCGACCGCGACGGGTGGCCAGCGGGGACCGTCCCCCCTCATCGCCGGGCCGGCCCGGCGACTCGGCCGCCACCTCGCGAGCCTCGGTGCGCTCGCCCGCGGCGAGGGCGCAGCGCTCGACGAGGCGGAGTGGTGCGCGGCGGCGCTCTCGTCAAGGGGTGGCGGCCGCGGGGACCCCGACGGCACCGCCCTCGCCCTCGGCGGTGCGGTCCTCGGTCGCGCCCTCGCCTTCTTGCGAGACGAGCGACGCCCCGCCCGCCCGCTCGTCGCGGGCACGGCATCCCTCGTCTCCCCGGTGCCGTTCTCCCCGACGAGCCTCCAGGAGTACGCGACCTGCCCCGCCCGCTACCTCCTCGGCCACGTCTTGTCGCTCGAGGTCGTGGAGGACCCGGCGCTCCGGCTGTTCGTCGACCCCCGGGACCGCGGCTCGATCGTCCATGAGGTGCTCGAGCGCTTCGTCGGCACGCTGATGGCGGGCGGGGCCGGCGACGAGGGCGAGGAGGAGGCCCGTCTGCGGGCGATCGCCGAGGAGGTCTTCGGGCGCTACGAGCGGCTGGGGCGGACCGGCAAGAGCGTCCTCTGGGAGCTCGAGAAGCGACGGCTGCTGCGCATCCTCGAGGCCGAACGTCGAGCCGACCTCGGCCGCCGCAGCGCGGGTGTGCTGCCGATCGCGCTCGAGCACGCCTTCGGCTTCGGCGGGAGCGAACCGGTGCGGGTGGCGGTCGCCGCAGGCCAGCTCGAGTTCCGGGGTCTCATCGACCGCGTCGACCGCACGCCCGCGGGGGTGCAGGTCGTCGACTACAAGACGGGTCGTCCCGACGAGTTCCGGGCGATCGCCGGCGACCCGGTCGACCGTGGGCGCCACCTGCAGCTGATGGTCTACGCGCTCGCCGCCCGCGCGAGCTTCGGCGACGGCGCCCTCCCGGTGCGCGCCGCCTACCGCTTCCTCGGCCCGGTCCCCGAGGAGGTGGGGCTCGAGCTCGACGAGAACAAGGTCGAGCGCTTCGCCGAAGCGACCGAGGTCCTCGTCTCGTCGATCAACTCCGGGCGTTTCCCGGTGCGCCCCGGCGAAGCCGCCTTCGACGGCTTCAGCAACTGCCGCTTCTGCGACTTCGACGCGCTCTGCCCGGCGGACCGCGCCGAGCGCTGGGAGTCGGCGCGCCGCGCCCCGGCACTCGACGCCTTCCGATCGCTCGTCGAGGAGCCCTACCTGGCCCCCGAGGCACCGCCGGTGCTGGTGTCGACATGA